Proteins from one Erpetoichthys calabaricus chromosome 11, fErpCal1.3, whole genome shotgun sequence genomic window:
- the shroom1 gene encoding protein Shroom1: MDSTNHEFSLRGMKSFEQSTFDYQTSRLSPARSISSFDQFTHCHGKGDSAYSSFSGCSNAPDCYSCPEEIYTHNLQYADLKYVRAVYNPKLSVSDPRSMESFSQTGKDSPPTPPTRHQSFVTTRVLEKPRFSFNVDEQERTEISGSVGPHLVPRTDQSYTGSPPSYRYEDPVDVSEMHSQPQSAHVNASSSNIQNKCQYYYVTGVCMPSEMATEHVKPHHEEAPCSSERHRPALKPWSSQIEDTECDMRETDLARHKSHNSAHRIFYCGPEESSQALEHSRQSKEAVHIPSEPGPGNKIKKQPLGDVASEKINKETTPLLYHLTGEQRASFLYWTRNENEPGDQKTRRTRSASLKQQLSREAPAKETVSSVLKWSCADDIEEENMNQEETMYSSGSSVDESYKKYYREKIKLAQTKVLRETSFKRKDLQLSWPHRLKPKVIERPSVLHFEPPAFTGEAEAKTKKEPRKVHAAQTRLGMRKRLRPEQKKMYHSEPEKLNRLEESRQGSLGSEEEDSNIDHRELGLVAIRKKMFERGRASSTSSLSKNELKQMQHSALVEYMERKTGHKPSEAHQHRPLTPGGHQDRGLKVVTRPFSAGRVLDLSPGSGKHTRSPSSASIEDQGQEQQLQAVSQSCVKSVSAEFLLDEKEQFDCIRARSNSSPFPVQTGRKLQSLPGALGNRNSSSRSNNQAIPIQLEVIGSAGEDAPQIIKPRGKSMEELGTVELLGRAVLSRSTEDLCELKKRSIPAGPLETLSLSAPIVKEQAKGSMQDVSKNSVGHTNTTSETELHIESQAPLHLQNVSQVAPTSLPTSSLLLSSLQSLGPLANVPEIFQSLEASGSKSADVSSEARLTPPEGEPELPFQDEEHADPGQTGPPIAEKTDKANSAEVQHDEPVTESSKEQTHENDKWEELVSAIVAADHSLADVLEPLSSRKTTLSLMEQLLSEDTLLMEEYYKRKQMQQQAMHNNGEMDHPGCMTFNPPEKPQSLAGERTVLQSNLTSCDDSSELMAKKNELLRYIRCQMQLLEGRRLALAEDLTLNCSLGRSVEANLQEHCTAGEFERYTLFVGDLERVVSLLLCLSARLARVKNALSKVNSDTDAEEQQSLNERHKLLCRQRDDAKDLRDNLDRRERVILEILSKYLDEQQLQDFKRFVRVKASLLIEQKDIDERTRVLEEQLQCLEGQIPV, translated from the exons ATGGATTCTACGAATCATGAATTTTCCCTGAGAGGCATGAAGAGTTTTGAACAAAGCACCTTTGACTATCAGACAAGTCGTCTTTCCCCTGCCAGGTCCATTAGCAGCTTTGACCAGTTTACCCATTGCCATGGAAAAGGCGACTCTGCCTACAGTTCCTTCTCTGGTTGCTCAAATGCACCAGACTGCTACTCTTGTCCCGAGGAAATCTACACCCACAATCTCCAATATGCCGACCTGAAATATGTGAGAGCTGTATACAACCCAAAACTTTCTGTTTCTGACCCAAGATCCATGGAATCTTTCAGCCAGACCGGCAAGGATTCCCCTCCAACACCGCCTACCCGTCACCAAAGCTTTGTAACAACCAGAGTCTTGGAAAAGCCTAGATTTTCATTTAATGTTGATGAGCAAGAGAGAACAGAGATCAGTGGTTCAGTTGGTCCCCACCTGGTGCCCCGCACTGACCAAAGCTACACTGGATCTCCTCCTTCATATAGGTATGAGGACCCAGTCGATGTGTCTGAAATGCACAGCCAACCTCAGTCTGCTCATGTGAATGCCTCCTCCAGTAACATCCAAAATAAATGCCAGTATTACTATGTGACAGGGGTGTGCATGCCTTCAGAGATGGCTACAGAGCATGTCAAACCTCATCACGAAGAGGCCCCCTGCAGTTCTGAAAGACATAGACCAGCACTGAAACCATGGAGCAGCCAAATTGAAGACACCGAATGTGACATGAGAGAGACTGACTTGGCACGTCATAAATCTCACAATAGTGCTCATCGTATCTTCTACTGTGGACCAGAGGAAAGTTCCCAGGCCTTAGAACACAGCCGGCAGAGCAAGGAAGCTGTGCACATTCCAAGCGAACCAGGCCCGGGAAATAAGATAAAGAAACAGCCTTTGGGTGATGTAGCCAGTGAAAAGATAAACAAAGAAACGACTCCACTACTTTACCACCTCACCGGGGAGCAACGTGCATCATTCCTATATTGGACCAGGAATGAAAATGAGCCAGGGGACCAAAAAACAAGACGGACCAGGTCAGCTTCACTGAAGCAGCAGCTGTCAAGGGAAGCTCCAGCTAAAGAGACTGTGTCCTCAGTGCTTAAGTGGAGCTGTGCTGATGACATAGAGGAGGAAAACATGAACCAGGAAGAAACAATGTACAGCTCAGGTTCCTCAGTGGATGAATCCTATAAAAAGTATTACAGGGAGAAGATCAAGCTTGCACAAACTAAGGTTTTGAGGGAAACATCATTCAAGAGGAAAGACCTGCAGCTCAGCTGGCCTCACAGACTGAAACCAAAAGTAATTGAGAGGCCTTCTGTCTTGCATTTTGAACCTCCGGCATTCACAGGGGAAGCAGaggcaaagacaaaaaaagaacccAGAAAAGTCCATGCAGCTCAGACACGTTTAGGAATGCGAAAGAGACTCAGACCAGAGCAAAAGAAGATGTACCATTCAGAGCCAGAGAAGCTCAATCGTTTGGAAGAGTCAAGACAGGGCTCCTTGGGAAGTGAGGAAGAGGACTCCAATATAGACCATAGGGAACTGGGCCTGGTAGCCATccgaaaaaaaatgtttgaaagggGACGAGCCTCATCAACTTCAAGTCTGTCAAAGAATGAGTTGAAGCAGATGCAACACAGTGCATTGGTGGAGTATATGGAGCGCAAGACAGGACACAAACCTTCCGAAGCACATCAGCACAGACCATTGACACCTGGGGGGCACCAAGATAGAGGACTAAAGGTAGTGACAAGACCATTTTCTGCTGGCCGAGTTCTGGACTTGTCTCCTGGTTCTGGCAAACACACACGCTCACCCAGCTCTGCATCCATCGAGGACCAAGGACAAGAACAGCAACTGCAGGCTGTGTCACAGAGCTGTGTCAAATCTGTCTCGGCAGAGTTCCTGCTGGATGAGAAGGAGCAGTTCGATTGCATACGGGCCCGCTCAAATTCATCTCCCTTCCCAGTCCAG ACTGGCCGTAAGCTACAAAGTTTACCTGGTGCACTtggcaacaggaactcaag CTCTCGAAGTAACAATCAGGCCATCCCCATTCAATTAGAAGTCATTGGTTCTGCTGGCGAGGATGCTCCTCAAATCATAAAACCCAGAGGAAAGTCAATGGAAGAGCTTGGGACCGTAGAACTGTTAGGCCGTGCAGTTCTCAGTAGAAGCACAGAGGATCTTTGTGAATTGAAGAAAAGGAGTATTCCAGCAGGACCTTTGGAAACTCTGAGCCTGAGCGCCCCTATAGTAAAGGAACAGGCCAAAGGGTCAATGCAGGATGTTTCGAAGAATTCTGTGGGACACACCAACACCACTAGTGAAACCGAGCTACACATAGAGAGTCAGGCTCCATTGCATTTACAGAATGTGAGTCAGGTGGCACCCACGTCTTTACCCACATCTTCTCTGCTTCTCTCAAGCCTACAGTCTTTGGGTCCTTTGGCAAATGTTCCGGAGATTTTTCAGAGCCTGGAGGCTTCAGGAAGTAAATCTGCGGATGTCTCTTCAGAAGCAAG GTTGACACCACCAGAGGGAGAACCTGAGCTTCCCTTTCAGGATGAAGAACATGCAGACCCTGGCCAGACGGGTCCTCCCATTGCTGAAAAGACAGACAAAGCAAACTCTGCTGAAGTGCAGCATGACGAACCAGTAACTGAAAGCAGTAAAGAACAGACCCATGAGAATGACAAGTGGGAAGAGCTGGTCTCTGCGATTGTGGCTGCTGACCACTCACTGGCTGATGTCCTTGAACCCTTGTCCAGCAGGAAGACCACATTGAGCCTCATGGAGCAGCTCTTATCAGAGGACACATTGCTGATGGAGGAGTATTACAAACGCAAGCAGATGCAACAGCAGGCAATGCACAA TAATGGAGAGATGGACCACCCAGGCTGCATGACCTTTAACCCACCAGAGAAGCCTCAAAGCCTAGCTGGGGAGAGAACAGTACTTCAGAGTAATCTTACCAGTTGTGATGATTCCAGTGAACTGATGGCGAAGAAG AATGAATTGCTCAGATATATTCGTTGCCAGATGCAGTTACTGGAGGGACGAAGGTTGGCATTGGCAGAGGACCTTACATTGAATTGCTCACTTGGCCGCTCAGTGGAGGCCAACCTCCAGGAACATTGCACGGCCGGTGAATTTGAGCGCTACACACTGTTCGTTGGTGACCTGGAGCGGGTGGTGAGCCTGCTGCTCTGCTTATCTGCTCGCTTGGCACGGGTGAAGAATGCCCTCAGCAAAGTCAACTCAGATACAGATGCAGAAGAGCAG